In Candidatus Bathyarchaeota archaeon, one genomic interval encodes:
- a CDS encoding CPBP family intramembrane metalloprotease, with product MQDLKHVIVFCIIVFAITYLLEFWLWLSGGLKASFATVVLMGAMYIPLISAIIVVKFIEHKSLRKYGISKGKLKYYIYSLIYPLAVIALGLIFVAILGTTEIDFTLNKYKGMFPNFPGFEVPIYFIIINLALAPFINFIPSLGEEYGWRGFLQPKLIEKYSLFKGLLLTGTIWGLWHAPVILMGYNYPSHPNLIGVTAFTIWTILVGFFLGWLRIKSKSVFPAALGHGAINAYIGLGAIIAPTLDEMLTVPFGLPGFIALFIIALLAYLDLTKTC from the coding sequence ATGCAGGATCTAAAGCATGTAATTGTGTTTTGCATTATTGTTTTTGCAATTACTTATCTATTGGAGTTCTGGTTATGGCTTTCGGGTGGTCTGAAAGCATCTTTTGCAACTGTCGTTCTTATGGGCGCAATGTATATTCCACTTATTTCAGCTATAATAGTAGTGAAATTTATTGAGCATAAAAGTCTGCGGAAATACGGTATTTCGAAAGGAAAGCTCAAGTATTACATTTATAGTTTAATTTACCCTTTAGCTGTGATTGCTTTAGGCCTGATATTTGTTGCAATTCTGGGAACAACAGAAATAGATTTTACATTGAACAAGTATAAAGGGATGTTTCCAAACTTCCCAGGCTTTGAGGTTCCAATTTACTTCATCATCATAAATCTTGCATTAGCGCCTTTCATCAATTTTATTCCTTCTTTAGGCGAGGAATATGGATGGCGAGGTTTTCTACAACCGAAGCTAATCGAAAAATATAGTCTTTTCAAAGGTTTGTTGCTTACAGGTACTATTTGGGGTTTATGGCATGCCCCTGTAATATTGATGGGTTACAATTATCCAAGTCACCCAAATTTAATTGGAGTTACAGCCTTTACAATCTGGACAATATTAGTTGGTTTCTTCTTAGGATGGTTGAGAATAAAATCTAAAAGCGTCTTTCCAGCAGCTCTTGGACATGGAGCGATCAATGCATACATCGGACTTGGAGCGATTATTGCGCCTACTTTAGATGAGATGTTGACTGTGCCTTTTGGCCTTCCTGGTTTTATAGCACTTTTCATAATAGCTCTTTTAGCTTACCTAGATCTAACTAAAACTTGTTAA
- a CDS encoding 3-keto-5-aminohexanoate cleavage protein: protein MDKPYKLTWNYSNPREYLELYEKFEMPPLIISCAITGGWQGKEVNPNMPETPEEQAKATLEIYEAGASVVHVHARDPKKGYADAVGDKDIYYDINKKIRELCPDIIINNTTGGGPTMTVDDRLQAVYGKPEMCSLNMGTLTMRGKVKARKPPLSGRDEDQVIEAVFKNTYSDTERFAKEMLDNNVKPEMETFGDGNWHLIDNLIQKDLLKPPYWVQLVLGMQSATPPTPWHIMSQASLAPPNTMFNILGIGVHQIPMTTFALIMGMHIRVGMEDNVYYARGAKVESNAQLVSRVVRMAKECNRPIATPEEAREILGISKTPSKY from the coding sequence ATGGATAAGCCGTATAAATTAACTTGGAATTATTCAAATCCTCGCGAATATCTTGAATTATATGAGAAATTCGAAATGCCTCCACTTATCATATCTTGTGCGATAACTGGAGGATGGCAAGGAAAGGAAGTAAACCCAAATATGCCAGAGACACCCGAGGAACAAGCAAAGGCTACTTTAGAAATATATGAGGCAGGCGCATCTGTTGTTCATGTTCATGCTAGAGATCCAAAAAAAGGCTATGCAGATGCTGTTGGAGACAAAGACATCTACTATGATATCAATAAGAAAATTAGAGAGCTTTGTCCAGATATTATAATAAACAATACAACGGGCGGGGGTCCAACAATGACTGTCGACGATAGACTCCAAGCTGTCTATGGAAAACCTGAAATGTGCAGTCTAAATATGGGAACTCTTACAATGAGAGGAAAAGTGAAAGCTCGAAAACCTCCACTTTCAGGAAGAGATGAAGATCAAGTAATCGAAGCTGTTTTTAAGAACACGTATAGCGATACAGAAAGATTTGCTAAGGAAATGCTTGATAATAATGTTAAACCTGAGATGGAAACTTTTGGAGATGGCAACTGGCACTTGATCGATAATTTGATACAAAAAGATTTACTCAAACCCCCTTACTGGGTTCAGTTAGTTCTTGGAATGCAGAGCGCAACTCCTCCAACACCATGGCATATAATGAGTCAAGCATCTCTCGCACCTCCTAATACAATGTTCAATATTCTTGGCATAGGGGTTCATCAGATTCCGATGACAACTTTTGCCCTAATTATGGGAATGCATATTAGGGTTGGTATGGAGGATAACGTCTACTATGCAAGAGGCGCTAAAGTAGAAAGCAACGCACAATTGGTATCTAGAGTAGTAAGAATGGCTAAAGAATGCAACCGTCCAATTGCCACACCTGAAGAAGCAAGAGAAATACTAGGTATATCTAAGA